A genomic stretch from Pelagicoccus enzymogenes includes:
- a CDS encoding alkene reductase produces MNTLHDPIKIGAWELPNRIIMAPLTRCRASEGRVPNALMAEYYAQRATAGLIISEATSVDPMGVGYANTPGIWSEEQVEGWKQVTQAVHDAGGQIILQLWHVGRISDPVYLDGKLPVAPSAVKPAGHVSHIRPEKEFETPRALETEEIPAIVEAFRKGAENAKRAGFDGVEIHGANGYLLDQFLQDSTNKRSDVYGGSVENRARLMLEVADAVISVWGSDRVGMHLAPACDAHDMGDSNPSETFGYVAEELGKRGIAFIFTRESVSEDSVSLEMKRKFGGTYIANQGLTAESGAKLVSEGIADAVSYGQLFIANPDLVRRLKENAPLNEPDPDTFYSPKKEDPVGYVDYPSLEETLA; encoded by the coding sequence ATGAATACTTTGCACGACCCGATTAAGATAGGAGCCTGGGAACTCCCGAACAGAATCATCATGGCGCCGCTCACGCGTTGCCGCGCGAGCGAAGGACGCGTTCCCAACGCTTTGATGGCCGAATACTATGCTCAACGGGCGACAGCCGGCTTGATCATTTCGGAGGCGACGTCCGTCGATCCGATGGGGGTTGGCTACGCGAACACTCCTGGGATTTGGTCGGAGGAGCAGGTCGAAGGCTGGAAGCAAGTGACCCAGGCGGTACACGATGCGGGCGGGCAAATCATTTTGCAGCTCTGGCATGTGGGGCGCATCTCGGATCCGGTTTACCTGGACGGCAAGTTGCCGGTCGCCCCTTCGGCCGTCAAACCGGCAGGCCACGTCAGCCACATTCGTCCGGAAAAGGAATTCGAGACGCCCCGAGCATTGGAGACGGAGGAGATTCCTGCGATTGTAGAGGCCTTTCGAAAAGGGGCTGAGAACGCCAAGCGAGCCGGCTTCGACGGCGTTGAGATCCATGGGGCCAACGGTTACCTTCTGGACCAGTTTTTGCAGGATTCGACCAACAAGCGCAGCGACGTGTATGGCGGCTCTGTTGAAAACCGCGCCCGCTTGATGCTCGAGGTGGCGGATGCGGTGATTTCCGTTTGGGGGTCGGACCGGGTCGGAATGCACCTAGCTCCTGCCTGTGACGCCCATGACATGGGTGATTCGAATCCGTCCGAAACGTTTGGATACGTTGCGGAAGAACTCGGCAAGCGCGGAATCGCCTTCATCTTTACCCGCGAGTCTGTGAGCGAGGACAGCGTGAGTCTCGAAATGAAGCGGAAGTTCGGCGGTACTTACATCGCTAACCAAGGGCTCACCGCCGAATCCGGAGCGAAGCTTGTGTCGGAAGGTATCGCGGACGCAGTCTCTTACGGGCAGCTCTTTATCGCCAATCCAGATTTGGTGCGAAGGCTCAAGGAAAATGCCCCGCTCAACGAACCCGATCCGGACACTTTCTACAGCCCCAAGAAAGAGGACCCCGTAGGCTACGTCGATTACCCTAGCCTCGAGGAAACGCTCGCTTAG
- a CDS encoding hybrid sensor histidine kinase/response regulator, with protein MRFRSLLFCLLLCSSIGVAWSQGDKKFTRLGVEDGLSQSWVRKLAQDSHGFMWFGTKDGLNRYDGRDFRVYRPESENMRGLESGSINELYLDAAQTLWVCTLGGVFRYDEELDRFELFEPIGRATVSTVLQAWDGSYWFGTPNELFRYEPDSGELKRYLHEADDPASLPSNIVWNLLEDRRKRLWIGTDEGLCLYDRRNDSFTRLDDAQGAGDRWVQSMLEDDWGRVWVGTEDSIYLYELGDWGSMKVEKVMDIRGQCIAEDQNGDIWLGHASAQGLTFWEIADETGDLLEKERYFNRLHDERSLSADGVDCIYVDDTGGVWIGTYGNGANYFSGAQKRFVTTKIHDTDGDLDVGEQVNSVLIDGEQRWVGTERGLVRYDGTTDTFHEYKSIAEDPSTIGADAVYQIFKDSRGDIWVGAWAGGLNRYVPESDSFVRYLNDPSDPNSLSNNNVFCIYEDRNGYLWIGTVGGGLNQFDPENETFVRHVHDPEDSRSINSQYINDIEEDEIGNLWISTYSSLDKYDPGLGYFQHFSHTGDPLPQNRGDLEVVFFDSLNQLWLGTEVGLISFDPDAQRYTRYSVSDGLPNNSIKSISEDSRGNLWITTNQGLSQFVDGVSVPARPRFINYDRKDGLQSKEFVKRSSFVAADGQIWVGGVSGLTHFRPDEIEPNLSLPKVVITDLSVLNRKVFPSPEAGPLSKEPYLLDEVKLRYEDSVFSFRFSSLVYPRNDDVEYAYMLEGFDEAWQYVRGASTAIYTNLDPGRYTFRVKSSNSDGIWGDNAETIFVTIAPAWWKSIWFRLFGLLVVGLALFLAYRLRVISLKRSRLALAKSVEDRTRELAEAKEELSLQNEELKVHRAHLEELVEARTRELKAARDKAEVSDRLKSAFIGNMSHEIRTPLNAIMGFSQLIAMEAEGRGEFDNYSNCIRENTEMLVQLLNDILDFSIFESEKLTLNYETIDAWMLFHELSVDIGQLVKSRAPAGVEYVADDRLGDGLTVRFEADKVRVRQILLNLATNACKFTEQGIVSFGMSLNRETKTLKYWVEDTGVGIAPSEHEAVFERFHKIIDNTKSFAKGTGLGLAICRRLSDELGFQLSLKSELGKGSVFTVEIPVELVAESSQSRKPSKQLGGLLPELDLVGRRILVAEDIVNNYTILERFLEPTGARLIHALDGEQAIRQFREFEGKIDLLLLDISMPNLGGIEALKAIREMDPDVPAIALTAHAFKNDVDALLDAGFQSCLTKPVERKHLFREIAGFLDSMPS; from the coding sequence ATGCGTTTTCGATCGTTGCTGTTCTGTTTGCTCCTCTGCTCCTCTATCGGAGTAGCCTGGTCGCAGGGCGACAAGAAGTTCACGCGTCTCGGAGTGGAAGACGGCTTGTCCCAAAGTTGGGTGCGGAAGCTGGCCCAAGATTCGCACGGCTTCATGTGGTTCGGCACCAAGGACGGCTTGAATCGCTACGACGGTCGGGACTTCAGGGTCTACCGGCCCGAGTCGGAAAACATGCGTGGCCTCGAAAGCGGATCGATCAACGAGCTCTACCTCGACGCGGCCCAGACGCTTTGGGTTTGCACTTTGGGCGGGGTCTTCCGTTACGACGAGGAACTGGATCGCTTCGAGCTTTTCGAGCCGATTGGACGGGCCACGGTGAGTACGGTGCTTCAGGCCTGGGATGGCAGCTATTGGTTTGGCACGCCCAACGAATTGTTTCGCTACGAACCGGATTCGGGCGAGTTGAAGCGTTATTTGCACGAGGCGGACGACCCCGCGAGTTTGCCGAGCAATATCGTATGGAACTTGCTCGAGGACAGGAGGAAGCGCCTGTGGATCGGAACGGATGAAGGGCTCTGCCTCTACGACCGGAGAAACGACTCCTTCACTCGTTTGGACGACGCTCAGGGGGCGGGAGATCGCTGGGTGCAATCGATGTTGGAAGACGATTGGGGCCGCGTTTGGGTCGGGACCGAGGACTCCATTTACCTCTACGAATTAGGGGATTGGGGCAGCATGAAGGTCGAGAAGGTGATGGATATTCGAGGGCAATGTATCGCTGAAGACCAGAACGGGGACATCTGGCTCGGGCATGCTTCGGCGCAGGGGCTCACCTTTTGGGAAATAGCTGACGAAACGGGGGACCTGTTGGAGAAGGAGCGCTATTTCAACCGACTTCACGACGAGCGGAGCTTAAGCGCGGATGGGGTTGATTGTATTTACGTGGATGATACGGGAGGGGTATGGATTGGCACCTATGGAAACGGAGCCAACTACTTCTCGGGCGCTCAGAAGCGTTTCGTGACCACAAAAATCCATGATACCGATGGAGATCTCGACGTGGGGGAACAGGTGAATTCCGTGCTGATCGATGGCGAGCAACGTTGGGTGGGGACAGAACGTGGACTTGTTCGCTATGACGGTACGACGGACACCTTCCACGAATACAAGTCGATTGCGGAAGACCCCAGCACGATTGGTGCGGATGCGGTGTATCAGATTTTTAAGGACTCGAGAGGCGATATTTGGGTGGGCGCGTGGGCGGGAGGTCTCAATCGATACGTTCCGGAGAGCGATTCCTTTGTCCGCTATCTAAACGACCCAAGCGATCCGAATAGCCTGAGCAACAACAATGTATTTTGCATCTACGAAGACCGAAATGGCTATTTGTGGATAGGCACGGTAGGAGGGGGACTCAACCAGTTTGATCCCGAAAACGAGACGTTTGTCCGTCATGTGCACGACCCTGAAGACAGTCGATCAATCAATAGCCAGTACATAAACGACATCGAAGAGGACGAAATTGGAAACCTTTGGATTTCTACCTATAGCTCTCTCGATAAGTATGATCCAGGTCTTGGATACTTTCAGCATTTTAGTCATACAGGGGATCCTTTGCCGCAAAACCGCGGCGATCTGGAAGTTGTTTTCTTCGATAGCCTTAACCAGCTCTGGCTGGGAACCGAAGTCGGGCTGATCTCTTTCGACCCAGACGCGCAACGATATACCCGCTACAGCGTATCCGACGGCCTGCCAAACAATTCGATCAAGTCGATTAGCGAAGATAGTAGAGGCAACCTCTGGATCACGACGAACCAAGGGTTGTCGCAGTTCGTCGATGGGGTTAGTGTTCCGGCTCGACCGCGCTTTATCAATTATGACCGCAAGGACGGTTTGCAGTCGAAGGAGTTCGTCAAGCGCTCCAGCTTTGTCGCTGCGGACGGTCAAATATGGGTGGGGGGCGTCTCCGGTTTGACTCATTTTCGCCCGGACGAGATCGAGCCCAATTTAAGTTTGCCCAAGGTCGTAATCACGGACCTGAGCGTATTGAATCGAAAGGTGTTTCCTAGCCCGGAAGCAGGTCCCTTGAGCAAGGAACCGTATCTCTTGGATGAGGTTAAGCTCAGGTACGAGGACTCGGTTTTCTCCTTTCGGTTTTCGTCGCTTGTGTATCCACGCAACGATGACGTCGAGTATGCCTACATGCTGGAGGGATTCGATGAAGCCTGGCAGTATGTGAGAGGGGCGTCCACCGCGATCTATACGAATCTCGACCCGGGCCGCTATACCTTTCGTGTAAAGTCGTCGAACAGCGATGGGATCTGGGGGGACAATGCGGAGACGATTTTCGTTACCATCGCTCCTGCGTGGTGGAAGTCTATCTGGTTCCGCTTGTTCGGATTGCTCGTGGTGGGATTGGCTCTTTTTCTCGCTTACCGCCTGCGCGTGATTTCGCTGAAGCGTTCGAGGCTCGCTCTCGCGAAAAGCGTCGAGGATCGCACGCGCGAGCTCGCGGAAGCCAAGGAGGAGCTGTCGCTGCAGAACGAAGAGCTTAAAGTGCATCGGGCCCATCTGGAGGAGCTGGTGGAAGCCCGAACGAGGGAACTCAAGGCAGCCCGTGACAAGGCGGAGGTTTCGGATCGCTTGAAGTCCGCATTCATCGGTAACATGTCGCATGAGATCAGGACTCCCTTGAACGCGATTATGGGCTTCTCGCAGTTGATAGCGATGGAGGCCGAGGGGCGAGGCGAATTCGACAACTACAGCAATTGTATCCGGGAGAACACGGAGATGCTGGTTCAGTTGCTCAATGACATCCTCGATTTTTCTATTTTCGAGTCGGAGAAGCTGACCCTCAACTACGAGACGATCGACGCTTGGATGCTGTTCCACGAATTGAGCGTGGATATTGGGCAGCTGGTCAAGAGCCGAGCGCCCGCGGGGGTGGAGTACGTCGCGGACGACAGGCTAGGGGACGGGCTTACCGTTCGCTTCGAAGCCGACAAGGTTCGAGTTCGCCAGATTCTGCTCAACCTTGCAACGAACGCCTGCAAGTTTACCGAGCAAGGCATCGTGAGTTTTGGGATGTCGCTTAATCGAGAGACGAAGACATTGAAGTATTGGGTGGAAGATACTGGGGTTGGGATCGCCCCCTCTGAGCACGAGGCTGTCTTTGAACGCTTTCACAAAATCATCGACAACACTAAGTCCTTCGCCAAAGGCACGGGATTGGGGCTCGCAATTTGTCGGCGCCTTTCGGACGAACTCGGGTTCCAGCTCAGCCTCAAGTCCGAGCTTGGAAAAGGCTCTGTATTCACGGTCGAGATACCAGTTGAGCTTGTTGCGGAATCATCACAATCTCGAAAACCTAGCAAACAGCTCGGCGGTTTGCTTCCAGAGTTGGACTTGGTGGGGCGGCGGATTCTCGTCGCCGAAGACATCGTGAACAACTATACTATCTTGGAACGCTTCTTGGAACCCACTGGAGCCCGTTTAATTCATGCTCTGGACGGGGAGCAGGCGATTCGCCAGTTCCGTGAATTCGAGGGCAAGATCGACCTGTTGCTACTTGATATTTCGATGCCGAATCTCGGAGGAATTGAAGCGTTGAAAGCCATTCGCGAGATGGATCCGGACGTGCCCGCGATTGCGCTGACGGCGCATGCCTTCAAGAACGACGTGGATGCGCTGCTTGACGCGGGATTCCAGAGTTGCCTCACGAAGCCCGTGGAGCGGAAGCACTTGTTTCGCGAGATCGCCGGCTTTCTCGATTCGATGCCCTCATGA
- a CDS encoding YkgJ family cysteine cluster protein: MSSDVNMPLAGETDALDCTDCGACCRCYPIFASVSDAEREPLVSEKCVRVDDFLGKGEVAYRMYPLAHTQGCAFLGENQLCAIYESRPEVCRRFERGSDQCLRARERVGVGKDRKR; this comes from the coding sequence ATGTCCTCAGATGTGAATATGCCGCTGGCGGGCGAAACGGATGCGCTCGATTGCACGGACTGCGGGGCCTGTTGTCGTTGCTATCCTATTTTCGCAAGCGTAAGCGATGCTGAACGCGAACCGCTCGTATCGGAAAAGTGCGTACGCGTTGACGACTTTCTAGGGAAGGGAGAGGTTGCTTATCGCATGTATCCATTGGCCCATACGCAGGGCTGCGCCTTTTTGGGCGAAAACCAACTCTGCGCTATCTATGAAAGCCGGCCGGAGGTTTGCCGTCGATTCGAGCGTGGCAGCGACCAGTGCCTGCGGGCGAGGGAGCGCGTGGGAGTGGGAAAAGATCGAAAGCGGTAG
- a CDS encoding sensor histidine kinase, translating into MTLSPRPELPRTQRVELIAFPDKVGDALRREITNTHGCDCLRFREVNLAPDILLGDSLVRCTWLPTQFPILGTDFAGAHVAFGRDLSAVRIAEIIAAGYTAAIDLRKTSVEEAALIVVAYSRQTDPRQPSRKPSSNETVPNAHPSFIKLGDSDSGTEFLAAAVEMLDIGVYVLELQTDGRITVWNSEMERLFLRNKQEVLGKPIAKLFDDPLVQDVFREMPNGFNRNRAIFPSKGITRSNFIADISKTQLLDSDGNPVAVVGIIQDVTNRIHSENRLIAAFNELESSKEKLEQSNIEIRKGIEKAKKLAVVAQSSNKAKSYFLSNISHELRTPLNSIVSLTHALLEGTFGDLNAKQHEHLEIVTDSSKHLQSLINDILDLSKIELGKMNLKFAQTSVEDVARSSIRMIEQEASLKNVSCILEIDTERDSLEVDAKRLRQILLNLLVNAVKFAKPNTDVTLRIQEDPDMQALAFHIIDHGIGINESDFAKIFSPFTQLDDSLSRQYEGTGLGLAIASKFVELHGGGLRVHSQPDLGSTFTVTLPLQQPRDDGESAERASLAEIASDPKAVQNLLLIVDENELSARRIEEQIKQFTDFTPIIALPNEISAYHDQVAPRSIIVDLNIIASHGTDWIASAQKLPAWKRTKWVAIGSLDLPDNHTAARRLGFDTCSCKPISRSLLSQILR; encoded by the coding sequence ATGACTCTCTCTCCTCGCCCCGAACTTCCCCGTACCCAGAGAGTTGAGCTGATCGCATTTCCTGACAAAGTTGGCGACGCCTTGCGGCGCGAAATCACCAACACCCACGGTTGCGACTGCCTGCGCTTTCGGGAGGTCAATCTCGCTCCCGACATCCTACTTGGCGATTCGCTTGTCCGCTGTACCTGGTTGCCGACCCAGTTCCCCATCCTAGGGACCGACTTCGCCGGCGCCCACGTCGCCTTCGGTCGTGATCTGAGCGCCGTCCGTATCGCTGAAATCATAGCCGCAGGATACACCGCTGCGATCGATTTGCGTAAGACAAGCGTGGAAGAAGCTGCTCTCATCGTCGTCGCATACTCGCGCCAAACCGATCCGCGCCAGCCGTCCCGCAAGCCATCTTCCAACGAAACAGTCCCAAACGCCCATCCCTCCTTCATAAAACTGGGAGATAGCGACAGCGGGACCGAGTTTCTCGCCGCAGCAGTGGAGATGCTTGATATCGGCGTCTACGTTCTCGAATTGCAGACCGACGGTCGCATCACCGTTTGGAACTCCGAAATGGAGCGTCTTTTTCTGCGCAACAAACAAGAAGTGCTCGGCAAACCGATCGCGAAGCTATTCGACGACCCGCTGGTTCAAGACGTCTTTCGGGAGATGCCAAACGGCTTCAACCGAAATCGAGCGATCTTTCCAAGCAAAGGCATAACAAGGAGCAACTTCATCGCGGATATATCGAAAACCCAACTACTCGACTCCGATGGAAACCCAGTTGCAGTCGTCGGCATCATCCAAGATGTCACCAATCGAATTCATTCGGAAAATCGACTCATCGCAGCATTCAACGAACTTGAGTCCTCCAAGGAAAAGCTAGAGCAAAGTAACATCGAAATCCGCAAGGGTATCGAAAAGGCCAAGAAACTCGCAGTAGTCGCCCAATCCTCGAACAAGGCGAAGTCCTACTTCCTTTCCAACATCTCACACGAGCTGCGCACTCCTCTCAATTCCATCGTCAGCCTCACGCACGCTCTCTTGGAAGGCACGTTCGGCGACCTCAACGCCAAACAGCACGAACACCTCGAGATCGTCACCGACTCCAGCAAGCACCTCCAATCGCTGATCAATGACATTCTCGACCTCTCGAAGATTGAGTTGGGGAAGATGAACCTGAAATTTGCCCAGACCAGCGTAGAGGATGTCGCAAGATCTTCGATACGAATGATCGAGCAAGAAGCTTCACTAAAAAACGTATCGTGTATCCTTGAGATAGATACAGAGCGAGACAGCCTTGAAGTTGACGCTAAACGCTTGCGCCAAATCCTGCTCAACCTTCTGGTCAACGCCGTCAAGTTCGCCAAACCGAACACCGATGTAACGCTGCGTATCCAGGAGGACCCTGACATGCAGGCCCTCGCCTTTCACATCATCGACCACGGCATCGGCATCAACGAATCCGACTTCGCAAAAATCTTCTCACCTTTCACTCAACTCGACGACTCCCTCTCCCGCCAATACGAAGGAACCGGACTAGGACTGGCGATCGCATCCAAATTCGTCGAACTGCACGGAGGCGGCCTCCGCGTACATTCCCAACCAGACCTCGGCTCCACTTTCACCGTAACCTTGCCGCTTCAGCAGCCACGCGACGACGGCGAATCCGCAGAGCGAGCCAGTCTCGCCGAAATCGCGAGCGACCCCAAGGCCGTACAGAACCTTTTGCTTATTGTAGACGAAAACGAGCTTTCTGCGCGGCGCATCGAAGAGCAAATCAAGCAATTCACCGACTTCACCCCCATCATCGCCTTGCCCAACGAGATATCCGCCTACCATGACCAAGTCGCCCCCCGGTCGATCATCGTCGACTTGAACATCATCGCCTCCCACGGGACCGACTGGATCGCCAGCGCTCAAAAGCTCCCCGCCTGGAAGCGCACTAAATGGGTCGCCATCGGATCTCTCGATTTACCCGACAACCACACCGCTGCCCGTCGCCTCGGCTTCGATACCTGCAGCTGCAAGCCCATTTCCCGATCCCTGCTCTCGCAGATCCTACGCTAA
- a CDS encoding carboxylesterase/lipase family protein: protein MKRLLPLVRPFSLAFLFCLLSAHSQASQVKVTGGIVEGEASPDGEVLSFKGIPYAAPPVGDLRWKRPQPVRPWQGVRDATKFGPRAMQKRIWDDMFFYDEGPSEDCLYLNVWSPAAPQGKKLPVMFWIHGGGFFAGGTSEPRQNGHQLARKEVIVVSVGYRMGIFGFMAHPELTEESAVGASGNYGLLDMVAALEWVQENIAAFGGDPGNVTIFGESAGSWAVSSLMATPLSEGLFHKAIAQSGAVLSPWRQPPSRLEAEATAVGFLEEHFGGATLESLRELPADKLIDVFWAEGLGKFSVCEDGYFFPKSPSEIFARGEQRPVPLVVGWNLDESGPEGFLRGAPATPEGFQARAKEEFGERADAFLEVYAAATPEEVKRAAADYAGDRFIGFGTWKLAEEHARTSGAPVYRYRFDQLLPLPEGARADAQARAAHSWEIEYVFDVIDSKDLPWRSEDYEVARLMSSYWTQFAKTGDPNAEGLPRWPAYAAENDKPVLHIDESPELQLDTHRSRYEFLETLPVDL, encoded by the coding sequence ATGAAACGACTGCTCCCGCTCGTCCGTCCCTTTTCGCTGGCATTTCTCTTTTGCCTGCTCTCCGCTCACTCCCAGGCCAGTCAGGTGAAAGTGACGGGTGGCATCGTGGAGGGGGAAGCGAGTCCTGACGGGGAGGTTCTCTCCTTCAAAGGCATTCCTTACGCGGCGCCGCCTGTGGGCGACTTGCGCTGGAAGCGGCCCCAGCCGGTCCGTCCATGGCAGGGCGTGCGGGATGCCACGAAATTTGGTCCGCGGGCCATGCAAAAGCGCATCTGGGATGACATGTTTTTCTACGACGAGGGACCGAGCGAGGATTGCCTCTACCTCAACGTTTGGAGCCCTGCGGCGCCGCAAGGAAAGAAGCTGCCGGTCATGTTTTGGATCCACGGGGGAGGCTTCTTTGCGGGAGGCACATCGGAGCCTCGGCAGAATGGGCACCAGTTGGCTCGCAAGGAGGTGATCGTCGTCAGCGTCGGCTACCGCATGGGGATCTTTGGCTTTATGGCCCATCCGGAATTGACGGAGGAGTCAGCCGTTGGAGCCTCCGGTAACTATGGCCTGCTCGACATGGTGGCGGCATTGGAGTGGGTGCAGGAAAACATCGCGGCTTTTGGCGGCGATCCGGGGAACGTGACCATCTTTGGAGAGTCAGCGGGATCGTGGGCGGTCAGCTCCCTGATGGCCACGCCCTTGTCCGAGGGACTTTTCCACAAGGCGATTGCCCAAAGCGGGGCGGTGTTGAGCCCGTGGCGGCAGCCACCCTCGAGATTGGAGGCCGAAGCGACCGCGGTGGGATTTCTCGAAGAGCACTTCGGCGGGGCCACCTTGGAATCGCTTCGGGAGCTCCCGGCGGACAAGTTGATCGACGTCTTCTGGGCGGAAGGGCTTGGGAAATTCTCTGTTTGCGAGGACGGCTATTTTTTCCCGAAGTCCCCGAGCGAGATCTTCGCCCGAGGCGAACAGCGCCCTGTGCCCTTGGTGGTTGGCTGGAATCTGGACGAGAGCGGACCGGAGGGCTTCCTGCGAGGGGCGCCTGCGACTCCGGAAGGTTTCCAGGCTCGAGCCAAAGAGGAATTTGGTGAAAGGGCGGATGCGTTTCTGGAAGTCTATGCGGCCGCCACTCCGGAGGAAGTGAAGCGCGCCGCAGCGGACTACGCGGGGGATCGTTTCATAGGCTTCGGCACTTGGAAGCTTGCCGAGGAGCACGCTCGGACCTCGGGCGCTCCCGTTTATCGCTATCGTTTCGACCAGCTGTTGCCGCTGCCGGAGGGCGCTCGAGCGGATGCCCAAGCGAGGGCGGCCCACTCCTGGGAGATAGAGTACGTTTTCGATGTCATCGATTCCAAGGACCTTCCATGGCGGAGCGAAGACTACGAGGTCGCTCGATTGATGTCCTCTTACTGGACCCAGTTCGCCAAGACGGGCGATCCCAATGCTGAGGGGCTTCCCCGATGGCCCGCCTACGCGGCGGAAAATGACAAGCCAGTGTTGCACATCGACGAGAGCCCGGAGCTTCAGCTGGATACGCACCGGAGCCGTTACGAATTTTTGGAGACCCTGCCTGTCGACTTGTAA
- a CDS encoding response regulator — protein MPLSPLSTILVVDDNLGARRSIEALLTQENYRFLLADSGTTALQVLETHTPDVILLDVMMPGMNGFEVCQKIRSTPHISEIPIIMITALDDEESMIQGIDAGADDFLSKPISKIELRSRIRSILRLNRFRKLCDERQKFELVVAQSHRGYVVIDADNRILSSNTAAENMLQLSPEETQQNPHFFDTARKLFTIQPDDIETKIEHQTESRELDPFILVRSAQNEQAAKWIRVTFQDLGLSQIGQHFLRLEDISDRIISFQEKHTFSRMITHKLLTPLNAIKAAHQLLDTRDPTPERITQIQAIQKKGIDRLEYDIHSILSFLEAERNPRNLLKIADARIHIQRLAETSPFHFEVFQEATFAPDDSIHISGHAFDACLREIVENAIKFHRGATVSIDCYIKKAEDPQRVLIVFQNNSYPLSKDELANAWKPYWQADRYVTGEIAGMGLGLSLIAANVWTAGGTCKIENHSQTDGVQLTLSFPIQA, from the coding sequence ATGCCCCTCAGCCCACTGTCCACGATTCTCGTAGTCGACGACAACCTCGGAGCCAGACGCTCAATAGAGGCTCTACTCACTCAAGAAAACTACCGTTTCCTCCTCGCGGACAGCGGAACCACCGCCCTCCAGGTGCTCGAAACGCACACCCCCGACGTCATATTGCTCGACGTCATGATGCCCGGCATGAACGGCTTCGAGGTTTGCCAAAAGATCCGCAGCACGCCCCATATCTCCGAAATACCGATCATCATGATCACCGCCTTGGACGACGAGGAATCGATGATCCAAGGCATCGACGCAGGCGCCGACGACTTTCTGTCCAAGCCCATAAGCAAGATCGAACTGCGTTCCCGAATCCGCAGTATCCTTCGCCTCAACCGATTCAGAAAACTCTGCGACGAGCGACAGAAGTTCGAGTTGGTCGTGGCCCAATCCCACCGCGGATATGTGGTTATCGACGCAGACAACCGTATCTTGTCCTCCAATACAGCGGCGGAAAACATGCTGCAACTCTCCCCAGAAGAGACTCAGCAAAATCCCCATTTTTTCGATACGGCGAGGAAGCTATTCACGATTCAACCCGATGACATCGAAACCAAGATAGAGCATCAAACGGAATCCAGAGAACTCGACCCCTTCATCCTCGTTCGGTCCGCCCAAAACGAACAAGCGGCTAAATGGATACGAGTTACCTTCCAAGATCTCGGCCTCAGCCAAATCGGACAACATTTCCTGCGCCTAGAGGACATCTCGGACCGAATCATATCGTTTCAAGAGAAGCACACCTTCTCCCGCATGATCACGCACAAGCTGCTCACTCCCCTAAACGCTATCAAGGCCGCCCACCAACTACTCGATACCAGGGACCCCACCCCCGAGCGCATCACCCAAATCCAAGCTATCCAAAAAAAAGGCATCGACCGCCTCGAGTACGACATCCACTCCATCCTCAGCTTCCTCGAAGCCGAACGCAATCCGCGCAATTTACTGAAAATCGCCGACGCCAGGATCCACATTCAACGCCTTGCAGAAACCTCGCCCTTCCACTTTGAAGTCTTCCAAGAAGCCACATTCGCTCCAGACGACTCCATCCACATCTCAGGGCATGCCTTCGATGCCTGCCTTCGAGAAATTGTGGAAAACGCGATCAAATTCCATCGCGGAGCCACCGTTTCCATCGATTGCTACATCAAAAAGGCAGAAGATCCGCAACGGGTTCTCATCGTGTTTCAAAACAACTCGTATCCATTGAGCAAGGACGAGCTCGCCAACGCTTGGAAGCCCTACTGGCAAGCCGATCGCTATGTAACAGGCGAAATAGCCGGCATGGGCCTTGGGCTATCGCTGATAGCCGCAAACGTATGGACTGCCGGCGGCACTTGCAAAATCGAGAACCACTCTCAAACCGACGGAGTGCAGCTCACCCTTTCTTTTCCCATCCAAGCCTGA
- a CDS encoding glutaredoxin family protein — MKEKPIVYVKSGCPWCIEAEAYLKKKGIEYTVKEVRSDPAAMAEMVEISGQSKAPTMKLGGAVLADFGVEELVPFLAEQGVS, encoded by the coding sequence ATGAAAGAGAAACCAATCGTTTACGTTAAGTCTGGATGCCCTTGGTGCATCGAAGCTGAAGCTTACCTCAAGAAGAAAGGGATCGAATACACCGTGAAGGAAGTACGGTCCGATCCAGCTGCCATGGCGGAGATGGTCGAGATCTCCGGTCAAAGCAAAGCTCCCACCATGAAGTTGGGCGGTGCAGTGCTAGCGGACTTCGGCGTGGAGGAGCTGGTCCCATTTCTCGCCGAGCAGGGAGTGAGCTAG